The window GTGGGCTGTGGCACCCATCAATCCCATGCTACAAACCCCAATTAGCAACCAGAAACAGACTTGATTACACATGGTAACATTGTAAAGCAAGGGGTTACAGATAGCAACATAGCGGTCATATGCCATTGCAGCCAACATGTGACACTCTGCAATTGCAAAAGTTGCAAAGAAGTAGAGCTGAGTCATGCATTCAGCATAGGAGATGGTGTTTTTCTCCATTACAAAGTTCACCAGCATTTTGGGTGTGATCACAGTAGATTGACAGAGGTCAATAAAGGAGAGACTGCTGAGGAGAtagtacatgggtgtgtgcaggtgAGAGCTGAGCCCAATCAGTGTGATCATGCCCAGGTTCCCCACCACTGTGAACACATAGATTcctaggaagaggaggaagagggccaGCTGGAGCTCTGGTTTGTCTGTTAATCCAACCAGGATGAACTCAGTCACTGTGGAATgatttttctctgtcattttcttctgaaaattctaagtaggaagagagaaaatattttgtaatagatATTATTGATCCATCTTACAATGGGATATGAAACAGAGTTCAAGTCTTTTTAACCATCTATCTCCAGGTTTCTGCAAGTTCTTCCCCTCTCTTCAGTCAAAGACTTTATGATTCCAATAATatataacttataaataaatgtcaaaCAGAACTATCTGTATTTGTGTTCTATGCTGTAATGATAATTTTTAGTAATACCCAGTCTCTGACCACGCTAAGAAATCTTCTGATGACTTACATTGAGTGCTCCAAAATTTCCCATGGCTTTTTAATAATCCTCTCAAATTCTGggcaagaaaatgtattttttttcatactgttaAAATAGCAACAGCATAAAAAGCACTTACCCCAATATTACAATTGATGAAGAAAGATTGAATGTTTCAAATTGTTGAACAAGATAAAATGTCCACTCCTTACCCTTTTATTCAACTTTGTAATAGTAGATCTAGTTAGGAAAATAAGGTAAGacaataaaattacaaaacatcctgattggaaaagaaaatgtgacactATCTCTATGTTTAAATGTCAAAATCTTATATAGAGAAAAGCATAATGAACCtatgaataagaaaacaaatattggaaatatttcttATACTTGAGCCTAGTTgtagagttcaaagtcagcatagCAGTTCAATTGATTTTACACGTTTGCAATTAACAAAAACAACTCTACTTATAataccataaagaagaataaaatgctaaggaattaactaaataaaagcaatgaaagtTATCATactcaaaattgaaaaattttcaataaagttGTTATAAGGGTTTCATGAATATGCaacaggaaaaaatgtatttttatcaaCTATTATGGACAAAATAGCTACATGAACAGAATTAATTTGAAGCTCTTTCTCATATCACCCACAAAAATGAGCTCAAAATGGGTTATAGGACTAAATGTAAGGcataatagaaattttagaaaaaaatagtctaaATAATTGTGGCTTTGGACTTGATAGTAATTTCTTAGATAAGTACCAAAACCAGAGACtaccataggaaaaaaataaagtgaatatcATGATAAAGTTTAAAGATAGGCCTTTAAAGAACACCATGAACAAAGAGATTTTATGACAGTGTATAAAGTTGGgaatatattttcaatgtatatttaatttcctGAATACTAATATCAAGGAAGAGTTTGTGGTCAGGATCCATAATGAATACttaacaatttaataataaaaaggtcaagaacctatttttaaaagtcagagaaTTTTAATAGACATAAAATCTGAGAAAAATACATGAATGAGTAATAAACACCTAAAATATGTTCATCATCATtaattgttaagaaaattcaaatgaaatcacAGTGATAAAacatttcatattgttttaatGAGCTTTTCActattgtgaccaaaagatctgataaGAACTATTTTGGAGGAGGTTAAGCTTATTTGGGGCACATGATTCCAGATGTCTCAGTCTACAGATGGAAGCTCCaatgctctgggcctgaggcgaggcagaacatcaaaGCAGACAGGCATGATAGAGGGAAGTGACTCATGACATGAaattcatgagagagagagagagagagagagagagagagagagagagagagagagagagaaacacttaCTAGGGTCAAAATTTACACTCCAATATCATGCTTCCAATGACCTGCCTCCTCAAGTCGTAACCTACcagtctacagttaccacccaattatcTCTATAAGGGGACTagtgcactgattagattaaggcacTTATAACCTAAATGTTTAACCTCTaaactttttgcattgtctcacaaataaGGTTTTGCAGGTTACCTAGTATCTAAATCTAAATAACACACATCCATCAGGAAAGCAATGATCAAAACTAGAGATTAAACACAGGTGTTGGCAAGAACGAGAAGAATTGTGAACCTTTATCCATTTCAtccattactggtgggactgcaaaatggaaCAAACTGTAAGGAAAACAGTTGTGGCAGTTCTTCAAATTCTGAAATGTAAAGTTACCTCCTGGCCCAGAAATTTCACTGCTATGTAAAGTactctcaagaaaagaaaacatacatcCATAACAAAAAGTTGTATGTGAATGTCCAGAGCAGCTCTGCTTATGAGAGCCAACGAGTGAAAGCCACTCAAATGCTCATTCaggaatgaatagataaataaaatgtagcatattcttataatggaacattattcttcaataaaaagGCACTGACATATGGCACATCATGAATACACCTGAAACACTTTAAGTGAAACAATGCATATAGAAATGAGCATATGATGATTCCATTGATGCAAAGTATCCACAATGGAAAAATTCATAGGGAAAGAGAGTAGCTTAGTGTCTTCCAGGGACTATGGGCACTGAGGGGCTGAATGGGACTGCTGATGGGCATAGGTTTTTGTTTGGGGTGTGATGAAGGTgtcctataattaaaaaataatgatgtgtGGGTAACTACATGAACATACAAAAATCACTGAATTGAACAGTTGAAAAAGGTAAACATCAACtgatttcaataaatgttttatacaaattaaaatgaatgcaaaataataatgacaTCATCCTGAACACAAAGAGTATTTCATTATAAATCACTCATCACTCACTTTTTACTGTTCTGTAAACCTTGATATTCACCTCTGTATTTTTTCAACTATGTCCCTCCAAACAATGTACACACAAATTGTGCTATGAAGTCTCAAAACATGAAAAGTGTAGCatttaattaaaaacacaattaaaaatattatttctatgtctttatcagagaaaaatcaaaaaagctaaaaatatattttcttaagcaAGATTGAATCACAATAGAATTGTAAAATTGTCAGAAATACACAGCAGATTTAAGTGAAGTACTATGAATTTTTGTCAGTATATCAACTCTCTGACTTTCCATTTGGTCATCGCCTTCAGATCACAGTTTTCTCTAATTCTGGGCCAATTCTATTCCTCACTAGAAAAGCTGAATTATATCTACAATACTAAATTGTTATTTCATGATAGAGATAAAATGTGGCTAATTTTGTTAAACCAAGGCTGACAGTTTTCTTGTTATCTTACTTAAaagtcactttttaattttactacatTTTCTGATTATACCTGTAATAACAAAGTGGAGCTCCCATACTAGGGTAATTTGAATGTCCTCAAAATTCCATGTATTGTAAACTTGATGCCCAATGTCAATTGTGTTGAGAATTAGGACTTTAAAGAGGAGATTTTGTCATGAGATGAGTGGATTAATGGTGTTTTGAGAGTGGATTAGTTATCATAGTTGTGGGTTCCTAATTTAAGGATAAGATGAGctacttccttctctctctctctctctctctctctctctctctctctctctctctctctcttctctcctctatCCCTCTCTCTCCAGTTATTGAATATTCCACTATGTGATTTTGTGGCGAGAGACCCTTGCCAGATGTGATCTTTTGACCTTGGATTTTCTAGTCTTCTGAACCTTGAGCTATATGTATTTCTGACTATTCTACTTTACCTCATCTTTggtaattatttattgatttttgttccAGGGTTGAAACTCAGTGGTGTTTAACCACTGGGCAATATCCCTatgcctttttttgtttgttttattttgagacaggatctcactaagttgcttagggcctctctaagttgctgaggctaatcttgaattgcaatcttcctgcctcagccttcctagcctTTGGGAAAACAGATgtatgccactatgcctggccagTCTGTGGTATGCTACTATTacagcacaaaacagactaagaaatCTCCCCTCCATATTTCTGATTCTTTACATTTTGTGCTCGACTGCTTTTTCTGTGTTCTGGCATCTCAAAAGGCTGTCCCACTTAATATTGGTCCCCAACAAATAAGCTACATTATCTCTGGCCTGACTGTTTCAATTTTGACAGCTGTTTTGGGTTCTGACCCATTCCATGGATTGAGATCCCCCCAATGCATCAGTGTGACTCTGATGCATGATCTTAATTCCTATCACTTCCTGTTCTGCTCtaccaaagtgtgtgtgtgtgtgtgtgtgtgtgtgtgtgtgtgcatgtgcacacacaaacaccaggGTGTGTGAATGTCTTAGACTCCAGAGGGAATTAGCAAATAACCTGTTCGTCATAAGTGGTTTTGGCTTTATTTGTCAGATCCTTCTTGGAGAGCTTGGACCAAATGCAAAATACCAAAACAGTGTATGGGCAAAAAGATTCTTTTTGTTTCCTAACACTTTTCTTTAGGTAGAATTGATATACAAGTAACTGTACATATTTAGTGGATACCATTTGTTCAATTTGGACCTATCTAAGTCTCATAATATTAGCATCACGTTCAAAATAATTGATATATCTCCTGCCTTCTAAAGTTCCCATATGTACTTTTGTTGGTTTtgattatgttttttatttgttaagaatATGTAATATGAGATCTGTCTTTTTAAAGTGTGGAAATGCACAATATCATCTTGTTAACCACAGGCAGGATACTCAATAGAACATCTTTAGAACTTGTCATCTAGCATAAGTAAATGTTTATTCCTATTGAACATACTCCCTATATTTCCTATCCTACCTTCCACTCCTGCCTGCttcctgttattttattttctgcctctCACTTTGACCATTGTAAACACAGTATatgcagattttgtttttttggaaattTACTGTATTAATAGAGTGAAAATATGGAATAATCCTGAGTTATCCTGAGTTTTGTAAACTTTCTTATAAATTCATTGTAGTGGTCTTATGGACACAAATTACGGATGTGGTGTAGATGAACATAGAGAGCAACATATCATAGTTAGGTGAAATTGGGGAACAATAATCATAAGGTGAGATATCTTAAgttagaaattcagaaatattatGTTTAGATTGCtttgaaaatcagaagaaatctatttatctatctctatctgtctatctatacacatacatatgaaaGATAgggaaaatatagttttaaatatcaATAACTTGGATGATGCCACAAAgggaataatttaaaagatacagaaaataataataaaattatatgga is drawn from Urocitellus parryii isolate mUroPar1 chromosome 4, mUroPar1.hap1, whole genome shotgun sequence and contains these coding sequences:
- the LOC113192531 gene encoding olfactory receptor 8G50-like produces the protein MTEKNHSTVTEFILVGLTDKPELQLALFLLFLGIYVFTVVGNLGMITLIGLSSHLHTPMYYLLSSLSFIDLCQSTVITPKMLVNFVMEKNTISYAECMTQLYFFATFAIAECHMLAAMAYDRYVAICNPLLYNVTMCNQVCFWLLIGVCSMGLMGATAHTTCMLRVLFCKDDKINHYFCDVLPLLELSCSSTFVNEVVVLCSSAFNIFVPVLSIVSSYIFVIASILRIRSTEGRYKAFSTCSSHISAVGLFFGSVTFMYLQPSSVNSMDQGKVSSVFYTIIVPMLNPLIYSLRNKDVKVALNNLVKKRNFL